A segment of the Lycium ferocissimum isolate CSIRO_LF1 chromosome 5, AGI_CSIRO_Lferr_CH_V1, whole genome shotgun sequence genome:
gaatataaaatagtttttaTAATTGTTCTGAAAATGATGTTGGCCATTTGTAGTATGGTGGGTTATATCATGTATGAGGGAAGAAGGGGCACATTTATGGATATTTTTGTATAGACGTTACATAGAGCAGGGAAAACACCACCCATTACAAGGTATTTAGAGCACCCAGTAATTACAGGTTATTAGTAGCTTTTACAATCTAACATAGACTTGGATATAGAAAAAGAAGTAAACTGAGTGATAAGCTCATCAGGAGAGCCGAAAGACAGAACGTGGGTGAAAACAAATAGTATAATAGTAACCGATAATAATGGATTAATAATAATGAATGACATAAAGAAGGTGTATttattattagttttttttcagattttttggACATCAAATAAGGGGGAAAttgcaaaaaaatgagaaaaacgataaatagaaatggtggctatagagaggtgtcacatcaccttattTATGTCTAGCTTTATTATATAAATAGATAGGTGCATATCTGTCAGCTTTAGGTGTTTAACAAGTCGGACCTCAAGATAAGATGactaaatgaattttttttgtcaaatttaaGATCTAGTTGTCTACATAAATAAAAGCAAATTACACTTTTGCTCTTGAATTACTGGCAGTATTTAGTCAATTCTAATTCATCTATTataaagccaacaacaataaacATGTTATTCTTGCAAAACAGATACTACGTACTATATAACTGAAACAATTTTGCTCGCAACATGAACAGAACTAAATAATTTTCACATAAATAAAAGCTGATCCCTTGTGCTTTTGATGATTTACTTATATCCATAAAATTAGTACAACCGGGGAGAAGATTAACATAAACCTATCCAATGCATAGATCTAATAAGAAACATACTGAATAAGCCTATCCCTAGAGACAGAGGCGGACCCAGGATTTGAGCGCAACGGGGGCACCATTATCTTTACTACGCCAATAATTACTAGCGACAAAGTTAGGCATGTAACTTTTAAAAAACTTATTGATTACAATAGCAAAGAACAAACTTCAATGTtatcaaatataattaatttgttaCTAATATAACAAAAGTACATCATTAACTCATACTTGAACTCGAcgcattttcattttttgaaaacgGTCAATAATAGCATCATTGCTTACAGTTGCAAATACTTCCTTCTCAAAGTAACAAACTAAACAATTATTTAAAAAGTCATCAATAATAGTACTACGTAATTCATCTTTGATGTACTTCATGGATGAGAATGCTCTTTCAACATTGCAGTCGCGACAGGTAAAATCAGAGTCAACTTCATAAGTAAATAAACAAGTGAATAAGTCTCCACAAGATTTGCATCAACCATCGCTTTTGTCAAATCACTAATTCCTTTTAAATCAGAGAACCTAGAGTCACCACGTCGCATGTGCATTATGAAAGTGTCAAGTTGATAATTGAGATCTCGAAGCTTCAATCCACCAAACTCATTTGGATAATGCTTGGCCAATGTCATTATTCTTTCCTTATCAAAATTAGCAAATGAATTAGCCGGATTCAAGCTAGCCATACCAAGAAGCAAGTCGCCACTCACAACATCAAAACGTTTGTTAAGCTCCTGAAGCTGCAAATCAATTACCGCATAAAAAAGCTTAGCCTGTAAGTGATGTGAATAAGTAACACTAGAAAGTCTTCACTTCGACTTTCTAGAAATATAGAATTCTTCCATCTCGGGCACCAAAATATCATGTTTAGCACAAAATGAAGAGACTTCATCCATGAATTCTTTCCATCCTTCCTCTCTCAATTTTTGAAGCCTTTCCTTTGTAAGGTCAAGAAATACCATGGCATTAACAATATCTTGCTCTTTCCTCTGTAAAGCTTTGCTCAGCTCGTTCGACAATACCAACACTTTCAACATCAAGTGAAGCAAGAAAGCAAATTCAAAACCATtaatttcaatcaaataagcTTTTGCATGCAATCTATCACTAGGGTTGGAACCTTCACATTTAATCACCTCAAGCACATGAATAATAGTATTTAAACAATGTATTTAACTTATGaacacaaaaataaagaaaatagtgtaagttttctaaaaaaaatgaatgttgATTCAATTTAGCTAACTCAATAAAGAATTATGCAtcttaattaataaataatattagctAACAGTTCA
Coding sequences within it:
- the LOC132057868 gene encoding uncharacterized protein LOC132057868, giving the protein MAMSGNNPDGNCPPPSGELGHMKCPGALASKEEPSGVLGIRIDTRVPPSSSIFWVIKCEGSNPSDRLHAKAYLIEINGFEFAFLLHLMLKVLVLSNELSKALQRKEQDIVNAMVFLDLTKERLQKLREEGWKEFMDEAKLFYAVIDLQLQELNKRFDVVSGDLLLGMASLNPANSFANFDKERIMTLAKHYPNEFGGLKLRDLNYQLDTFIMHMRRGDSRFSDLKGISDLTKAMVDANLVETYSLVYLLMKLTLILPVATAMLKEHSHP